ACCAGTTAACAGTTGATAGTTAACTGTTAACAGTTGTTAGATTCCTCAATACTAGCTAAATCCCGTGACTTTTGCCAATTACCCAGTTACGACGGAAAAAACGGGCTAATGCTGACTCTTCTAAAGATAAAAATATTGGTCGTCCGTGTGGACAAGTGCGGGGATTGCGAGTAGATTTCCACCGATCTAATAAAGTCTGCATTTCTTGTAGAGTTAGAGCAGTGCCATTGCGAATTGCACTGCGACAAGCAGTAGCTACTTGAGCGGTTTGCAAGTCTCCAACTTTACTAATTTCTGTCAGGGCATCTTGACAATCATCTCGTTTTGCTAACAATGCTGGAGCACTACGTGCTGCCCATAGTTGCTCGCCAAATGGTTCTATTTCTAAACCCAATCGCTGCAAGTTATCGACCTGAGTTGGCGATAATTGATTAAGAATCACTGGTGGTTCTAAGGGTACTAATTGCCAAGCGTAACATAACTGCTCGTATAAAACTCGTTCGTGGGCGATGTGCTGTTCTACTAACCACATTCCGCTGGGATGTTCGGCGAGAATGTAGGTATTGTGGACTTGAGCGATCGCTCTCAATTCCATCAATCCTAAATCGCTGCTACTTTTCCCTGGTTCGCCGTCCGCATTCGGTTGAATAGAACGGTTGACATGATAACCACT
The Kamptonema formosum PCC 6407 genome window above contains:
- the mutL gene encoding DNA mismatch repair endonuclease MutL → GALPITNYQLPITNYQLPITNYQLPITNYQLPAQSLDLVIGLPDRCHRRRADWVKVAVNGRIVRSPELEQTILTAFGRTCPRDRYPICFIHFQIDPEQIDWNRHPAKAEIYLHNMTYWQEQIGVAIARALQLNAEIMPEMPLPERVGKLLKASEPKSGYHVNRSIQPNADGEPGKSSSDLGLMELRAIAQVHNTYILAEHPSGMWLVEQHIAHERVLYEQLCYAWQLVPLEPPVILNQLSPTQVDNLQRLGLEIEPFGEQLWAARSAPALLAKRDDCQDALTEISKVGDLQTAQVATACRSAIRNGTALTLQEMQTLLDRWKSTRNPRTCPHGRPIFLSLEESALARFFRRNWVIGKSHGI